A genomic region of Roseateles amylovorans contains the following coding sequences:
- a CDS encoding Bug family tripartite tricarboxylate transporter substrate binding protein, giving the protein MRFQRRHLALAGAAAAVLSTLPTIAMAQAAAWPTKPVRLVVPYTPGGSSDIIARAIGPLLSEALKQPVIIENKAGASGNMGADQVAKSTDDHTLLLCDVTALAISPSVYPKLPFNPSKDLKGVAMLAYSPHMLVVHPSVQANNLKELVALSKTSKIDFAVTAMGSAPHLAGLAVAGATGATWEYIPYKGGSQAVTDTIAGQTQVLMNGMLATLPFVQSGKLKVLGVSKATRVPLLPNVPTLAEQGAPGFESGTWQGVLAPASLPAAAQAKLSAELIRIIRMPDLRARLASQGAEVFTMNPTEFSTFFEKERKNWSTVVTKNNIKLD; this is encoded by the coding sequence ATGCGATTCCAACGACGACACCTGGCCTTGGCGGGCGCTGCAGCCGCGGTGCTGAGCACCCTGCCGACGATTGCGATGGCGCAAGCCGCCGCCTGGCCGACCAAGCCGGTGCGCCTGGTGGTGCCCTACACCCCCGGCGGCTCCTCGGACATCATTGCGCGGGCCATCGGGCCCTTGCTGTCCGAAGCGCTGAAGCAACCGGTCATCATCGAGAACAAGGCCGGAGCCAGCGGCAACATGGGCGCCGATCAGGTGGCCAAGTCGACCGACGACCACACCCTGCTGCTCTGCGATGTGACCGCGCTGGCGATCAGCCCGTCGGTCTATCCGAAGCTGCCGTTCAATCCGTCCAAGGACCTGAAGGGCGTGGCGATGCTGGCCTACTCGCCGCACATGCTGGTGGTGCATCCCTCGGTGCAGGCCAACAACCTGAAGGAACTGGTGGCGCTGTCCAAGACCAGCAAGATCGATTTCGCGGTCACCGCCATGGGCAGCGCACCGCATCTGGCCGGTCTGGCCGTGGCCGGCGCCACCGGCGCGACGTGGGAATACATCCCGTACAAGGGCGGCTCGCAGGCGGTCACCGACACCATCGCCGGCCAGACCCAGGTCCTGATGAACGGCATGCTCGCCACGCTGCCCTTCGTGCAGAGCGGCAAGCTGAAGGTGCTGGGCGTGAGCAAGGCCACCCGCGTGCCGCTGCTGCCGAATGTGCCGACGCTCGCCGAGCAGGGCGCGCCCGGCTTCGAGTCCGGCACCTGGCAAGGCGTGCTGGCGCCCGCCAGTCTGCCCGCCGCCGCGCAGGCCAAGCTGTCGGCCGAGCTGATCCGCATCATCCGCATGCCTGACCTGCGCGCCCGTCTGGCGTCGCAAGGCGCCGAAGTCTTCACCATGAACCCGACCGAGTTCTCAACCTTCTTCGAGAAGGAACGCAAGAACTGGTCGACCGTGGTGACCAAGAACAACATCAAGCTCGACTGA
- a CDS encoding enolase C-terminal domain-like protein, whose product MAASSPVVKSARAVPVAGRDGMLMNLSGAHAPFFTRNLLILEDSEGHVGVAEIPGGEPIRKTLEQAGAMLVGQPIATWNALLSQIRDKFKSLDSGGRGLQTFDLRTTIHVLTAVECALLDLLGQHLGVPVCELLGEGKQRDSVAMLGYLFFVGDRTKTDLSYLTPDDERHASPSAADAWLKVRHHVAMTPDAIVAQAEAAQARYGFKDFKLKGGVLAGEAEVEAVQALKARFPDARVTLDPNGGWLLKDAIRLLRDLGSVLAYAEDPCGAEDGFSGREVMAEFRRATGLPTATNMVATDWRQLTHALSLQSVDIPLADPHFWTMSGAVRVAQTCRDFGLTWGSHSNNHFDVSLAMFTHAAAAAPGRLTAIDTHWIWQDGQFLTQQPLQIVDGEVTVPTAPGLGVTLDMAAVDAAHQLYLQHGLGARDDAIAMQYLIPGWRFDPKKPCMVR is encoded by the coding sequence ATGGCAGCAAGTAGTCCTGTAGTGAAGTCGGCGCGGGCCGTTCCGGTGGCCGGGCGCGACGGCATGTTGATGAATCTCAGCGGTGCGCATGCGCCGTTCTTCACACGCAATCTGCTGATCCTGGAGGACAGCGAAGGGCATGTGGGGGTCGCCGAAATCCCCGGCGGTGAGCCGATCCGCAAAACGCTCGAACAGGCCGGCGCCATGCTGGTCGGGCAACCGATCGCCACGTGGAATGCACTGCTCTCGCAGATCCGCGACAAGTTCAAGTCGCTCGACAGCGGCGGTCGCGGCCTTCAGACCTTCGACCTGCGCACCACCATCCATGTGCTGACCGCCGTGGAATGCGCGTTGCTCGATCTGCTCGGCCAACACCTCGGCGTGCCCGTCTGCGAGCTGCTCGGCGAAGGCAAGCAACGAGACTCGGTGGCCATGCTCGGCTATCTGTTCTTCGTCGGCGATCGCACCAAGACCGATCTGTCCTATCTCACCCCCGATGACGAACGCCACGCCAGCCCCAGCGCCGCCGATGCCTGGCTGAAGGTGCGCCATCACGTGGCCATGACGCCCGATGCCATCGTCGCCCAGGCCGAGGCCGCCCAGGCCCGCTATGGATTCAAGGACTTCAAGCTCAAAGGCGGCGTGCTCGCCGGCGAAGCCGAGGTGGAAGCCGTCCAGGCCCTCAAGGCTCGCTTCCCCGACGCCCGCGTGACGCTCGACCCCAACGGCGGCTGGCTGCTCAAGGACGCCATCCGCCTGCTGCGCGATCTCGGCAGCGTGCTCGCCTACGCCGAAGACCCCTGCGGCGCCGAGGACGGCTTCTCCGGCCGCGAGGTGATGGCCGAGTTCCGCCGCGCCACCGGCCTGCCCACCGCCACCAACATGGTCGCCACCGACTGGCGTCAGCTCACCCATGCGCTCAGCCTGCAGTCGGTCGACATCCCGCTCGCCGACCCGCATTTCTGGACCATGTCCGGCGCCGTGCGCGTGGCCCAGACCTGCCGCGACTTCGGCCTGACCTGGGGCTCGCATTCCAACAACCATTTCGACGTGTCGCTGGCCATGTTCACCCATGCCGCCGCCGCCGCACCCGGCCGTCTGACCGCCATCGATACCCATTGGATCTGGCAGGACGGCCAGTTCCTGACCCAGCAACCGCTGCAGATCGTCGACGGCGAAGTGACCGTTCCGACCGCCCCCGGTCTCGGCGTGACGCTGGACATGGCCGCTGTCGACGCCGCCCATCAGCTCTACCTGCAACACGGCCTCGGCGCCCGCGACGACGCCATCGCCATGCAGTACCTCATCCCCGGCTGGCGCTTCGATCCCAAGAAGCCCTGCATGGTGCGCTGA
- a CDS encoding Bug family tripartite tricarboxylate transporter substrate binding protein — MNSLFRRVLPRLGAALLTAGLALSAQAFPDKPVTLLVPFPPGGSTDTLARAMGAKLQEKWGQTVIVDNKPGATGTLGTAQVKRSAPDGYTLLVSSLGPFVIAPHLLKAVQYDALKDIDLLTVAVQAPNVLVVPASSPLKSVQDVVDTLKKQPDKLTFASSGNGSSDHLTAELFWLQTGTSGLHVPYKGGAPAISDLLGAQVDASFQNVNAVLSHIQAGKLRALAVTGEKRSPVLPNVPTLAESGIKGADVYSWQGVAAPKGLPPALRTQIHQALVAALQDPAVKHKFAEIGIETVANTPDQAQAFQKAEFARWKQVIETRKITAD; from the coding sequence ATGAATTCACTGTTTCGCCGCGTGCTGCCCCGCCTGGGCGCCGCCTTGCTGACCGCCGGTCTGGCGCTGTCCGCGCAGGCCTTCCCCGACAAGCCGGTGACGCTGCTGGTGCCGTTCCCACCGGGCGGTTCCACCGACACCCTGGCCCGTGCGATGGGCGCGAAACTGCAGGAAAAATGGGGCCAGACGGTCATCGTCGACAACAAACCCGGCGCGACCGGCACCTTGGGCACCGCCCAGGTCAAGCGCTCCGCGCCGGACGGCTACACCTTGCTGGTGTCGTCGCTCGGTCCCTTCGTGATTGCGCCGCATCTGCTCAAGGCGGTGCAGTACGACGCACTGAAAGACATCGACCTGCTCACCGTGGCCGTGCAGGCGCCGAATGTGCTGGTGGTGCCCGCCAGTTCGCCGCTGAAGTCGGTGCAGGACGTGGTGGACACGCTCAAGAAGCAGCCGGACAAGCTGACTTTCGCCTCGTCGGGCAATGGCTCCTCGGACCATCTGACGGCGGAACTGTTCTGGCTGCAGACCGGCACCTCCGGGCTGCATGTGCCGTACAAGGGCGGCGCGCCGGCGATCAGCGACCTGCTGGGCGCCCAGGTGGATGCCTCGTTCCAGAACGTGAATGCGGTGCTCTCGCACATCCAGGCCGGCAAGCTGCGCGCGCTGGCGGTGACCGGCGAGAAGCGCTCGCCGGTGCTGCCGAATGTGCCGACGCTGGCGGAATCCGGCATCAAGGGCGCGGATGTGTATTCCTGGCAGGGCGTGGCGGCCCCCAAGGGTCTGCCGCCGGCGCTTCGCACCCAGATCCATCAGGCGCTGGTGGCGGCGCTGCAGGATCCGGCGGTCAAGCACAAGTTCGCGGAGATCGGCATTGAGACGGTGGCCAATACGCCCGATCAGGCGCAGGCCTTCCAGAAGGCGGAGTTCGCCCGGTGGAAGCAGGTCATCGAGACACGCAAGATCACAGCAGACTGA
- a CDS encoding MFS transporter yields MSSSSRMPIQVWILSLSSFAIGTAEFVIAGILSQVADTLGVTPGQAGNLITAYALAVVIGGPVLTLWLARFPKKRVLVGLMAMFIAGNLISAFATDYSMLLVSRVVAGLTQGPFYGIGAVVATRLVSDTQAGQAVGRMFAGLTLANVLGVPAGAWIGNRGDWHTTFLVVALLGGMAMVALSLMLPRDASGTASHGQPMGRQLAAFKNPQLLASLAITTLGWVGFMTFYGYIGPIAEHVAGFDRSSLSGVLVVVGLGLVVGNALGGRTADANLRWSLMGWPVAMIAALLAAGWLAPYKWPFLAAAFVFGITSFANVPSLQMRVMKHGQAAPELAATANISAFNIANALGGVIGGVVIDSSLGEAAIPFAAAIVPAVALLFIVSQEWRRPAADGTARLSI; encoded by the coding sequence ATGTCTTCCTCCTCAAGAATGCCGATCCAGGTCTGGATCCTCTCCCTGTCCTCCTTCGCCATCGGAACGGCTGAATTCGTCATCGCCGGGATCCTGAGCCAGGTGGCCGACACCCTGGGCGTGACGCCGGGGCAGGCCGGCAACCTGATCACCGCCTATGCCCTGGCGGTGGTGATCGGCGGGCCTGTGCTCACCCTGTGGCTCGCTCGATTTCCGAAGAAGCGGGTGTTGGTGGGGTTGATGGCGATGTTCATCGCGGGCAACCTCATCAGCGCCTTCGCCACCGACTATTCGATGCTGCTCGTCAGCCGTGTCGTGGCCGGACTGACGCAAGGTCCGTTCTACGGGATCGGTGCGGTGGTCGCCACGCGGCTGGTTTCCGACACCCAGGCCGGTCAGGCGGTGGGCCGGATGTTTGCCGGCCTGACGCTGGCCAATGTGCTGGGTGTCCCGGCCGGTGCCTGGATCGGCAACCGGGGGGATTGGCACACCACCTTCCTGGTCGTGGCGCTCCTGGGCGGGATGGCCATGGTGGCGCTGTCCCTCATGCTGCCCCGGGATGCGTCCGGCACAGCGTCCCACGGCCAGCCCATGGGCCGCCAGCTCGCCGCCTTCAAAAATCCGCAGTTGCTGGCCAGCCTGGCGATCACTACCTTGGGTTGGGTGGGCTTCATGACCTTCTATGGCTACATCGGCCCCATCGCGGAGCATGTGGCCGGCTTTGATCGCAGCTCCCTGAGCGGCGTGCTGGTGGTGGTGGGCCTCGGACTGGTCGTGGGCAATGCGCTGGGCGGACGGACCGCAGATGCCAACCTGCGGTGGTCGCTGATGGGCTGGCCGGTCGCGATGATCGCCGCATTGCTGGCGGCTGGCTGGCTCGCCCCCTATAAATGGCCGTTCCTGGCAGCGGCGTTTGTCTTCGGCATCACCTCGTTCGCCAATGTGCCCTCGCTGCAGATGCGGGTGATGAAGCACGGCCAGGCAGCGCCGGAACTGGCCGCCACGGCCAACATCTCGGCCTTCAACATCGCCAACGCGCTGGGCGGTGTCATTGGCGGAGTGGTCATCGACAGCTCGCTCGGAGAGGCCGCCATCCCGTTTGCCGCCGCCATCGTGCCCGCGGTGGCGCTCCTGTTCATCGTGAGCCAGGAATGGCGTCGTCCAGCCGCCGACGGCACGGCACGCTTGAGCATCTGA
- a CDS encoding FadR/GntR family transcriptional regulator, producing the protein MSVSPAPRRPRSLALGLVEALGERIRTGLLAAGDKLPTEAAIMAEFDVSRTVVREAISKLQASGLVETRHGIGTFVLGLGEGGTFRISSDQMATLHDVVSVLELRIGLETEAAALAAQRRSEAQLRQMREALAAFAAAAEAGRDAVAADFQFHLEIARATGNPHFEQLMSTLGAPSIPRARLSSLAAAGDDDPAAQRDYLRRVNAEHESILDAIAAGDSEAARAAMRTHLANSRERRRRAALALQGRETA; encoded by the coding sequence ATGAGCGTGTCTCCTGCCCCCCGTCGTCCCCGCAGTCTGGCCCTCGGCCTGGTCGAGGCCCTGGGCGAGCGCATCCGCACCGGTCTGCTCGCGGCCGGCGACAAGCTGCCCACCGAGGCGGCGATCATGGCGGAGTTCGATGTCAGCCGGACCGTCGTGCGGGAGGCCATCTCCAAGCTGCAGGCGTCCGGGCTGGTGGAGACGCGGCATGGCATCGGCACCTTCGTGCTGGGGCTGGGGGAGGGCGGCACGTTCCGGATTTCATCCGACCAGATGGCCACGCTCCATGATGTGGTGTCGGTGCTGGAACTGCGCATCGGCCTGGAGACCGAGGCGGCGGCGCTGGCCGCCCAGCGCCGGTCCGAGGCCCAGCTGCGGCAGATGCGCGAGGCGCTGGCGGCCTTCGCCGCTGCGGCAGAAGCCGGGCGGGATGCGGTGGCGGCGGACTTCCAGTTCCATCTCGAGATCGCCCGCGCCACCGGCAATCCGCACTTCGAGCAGTTGATGAGCACGCTGGGCGCGCCCAGCATTCCGCGGGCGCGGCTGTCCAGCCTCGCCGCGGCGGGCGACGACGATCCCGCTGCGCAGCGGGACTATCTGCGCCGGGTCAATGCCGAGCATGAAAGCATCCTCGATGCGATCGCCGCAGGCGACAGCGAAGCCGCGCGCGCGGCGATGCGCACCCATCTGGCCAACAGCCGCGAGCGGCGCCGTCGCGCCGCATTGGCGCTGCAAGGCCGGGAAACGGCCTGA
- the kdgR gene encoding DNA-binding transcriptional regulator KdgR, which yields MDDESIDGKQQPESVAAVLKVFAILQALSERSDTGISELSVRLAMPKATVYRFLQTMKTLGYVRQEADSERYGLAMKTFELGAKALQYPDLVELSKHHMQMLADVTGETVHLGTLIDSEIIYVHKVDSRHMLGMYSRVGRRAPLHCTAIGKVLLAWEHPDRRQRILADAELRRFRDKTITDLAEFEIELQRVKAQGFGEDREEFDDHIRCLGVPIFDRLGHPVAGMSISFPTFRYDEAKAPEVVAALQAASRDISERLGCFNFPLDARPA from the coding sequence ATGGACGACGAATCGATCGATGGCAAACAGCAGCCGGAATCCGTGGCGGCGGTGCTCAAGGTGTTTGCCATCCTGCAGGCGCTGTCGGAGCGCAGCGATACCGGGATTTCGGAGCTGTCGGTGCGACTGGCCATGCCCAAGGCCACCGTCTACCGCTTCCTGCAGACGATGAAGACGCTGGGCTATGTGCGCCAGGAAGCCGACAGCGAACGCTACGGCCTGGCCATGAAGACCTTCGAGCTGGGCGCCAAGGCCCTGCAGTACCCCGACCTGGTCGAGCTGTCCAAGCATCACATGCAGATGCTGGCCGACGTGACCGGCGAGACGGTGCACCTGGGCACCTTGATCGACAGCGAGATCATCTATGTGCACAAGGTCGATTCGCGGCACATGCTGGGCATGTATTCGCGGGTAGGCCGTCGCGCGCCGCTGCACTGCACGGCGATCGGCAAGGTGCTGCTGGCCTGGGAGCATCCGGACCGCCGACAGCGCATCCTGGCCGATGCGGAGCTGCGGCGCTTCCGCGACAAGACCATCACCGATCTTGCCGAGTTCGAGATCGAGCTCCAGCGCGTCAAGGCGCAGGGCTTCGGCGAGGACCGCGAAGAGTTCGACGACCACATCCGCTGCCTCGGTGTGCCGATCTTCGATCGCCTGGGCCATCCGGTGGCCGGCATGAGCATCAGCTTCCCGACCTTCCGCTATGACGAGGCCAAGGCGCCGGAAGTCGTTGCCGCGCTGCAGGCGGCCAGCCGCGATATCTCCGAACGGCTGGGCTGCTTCAATTTCCCGCTGGACGCGCGTCCCGCGTGA